A stretch of Brassica napus cultivar Da-Ae chromosome C6, Da-Ae, whole genome shotgun sequence DNA encodes these proteins:
- the LOC106418644 gene encoding GDSL esterase/lipase 3, whose translation MEKCRLVSIILFVHTIILSISSINCTENNSKLVTNQAALFVFGDSLFDPGNNNYINTTNRANFFPYGQTFFKFPTGRVSDGRLIPDFIAEKAWLPLIPPNLQPSNSNSQFTYGVSFASAGAGALVESFSGQVIDLGTQLKSFKNVKRRLRSALGEAETKRIFSRAVYLFNIGGNDLFYALFQTSSLVNLNAKQKLVDLIIGNTTSVVEEVYKMGGRKFGFLNVGAYDCAPGASILDTANIGSCNKPVTELIDLHNKKFPDGLRRLQRELSGFKYALHDYRTSLLDRINNPSKYGFKEGNKACCGSGPLRGMPTCGINQTGLSYELCEDVTNYLFFDSAHLTEKAHRQFAELIWSGPRNVTGPYNLKALFELN comes from the exons ATGGAGAAGTGTCGGTTAGTCTCCATCATCTTGTTCGTCCACACAATAATTTTATCGATAAGCTCAATCAACTGCACAGAGAATAATAGCAAACTCGTCACAAACCAAGCTGCTTTGTTCGTGTTCGGAGATTCTCTGTTCGATCCAGGAAACAACAACTACATCAATACAACCAACCGAGCCAATTTTTTTCCATACGGTCAAACCTTTTTCAAGTTTCCCACCGGAAGAGTCTCCGATGGACGTTTGATTCCCGACTTCATCG CTGAGAAGGCGTGGTTACCGTTGATCCCACCAAATTTACAACCAAGCAACAGTAACAGTCAGTTTACCTATGGAGTTAGTTTTGCTTCTGCAGGTGCCGGAGCTTTGGTGGAATCCTTTTCCGGACAG GTGATAGATTTGGGAACGCAGTTAAAAAGCTTCAAAAACGTTAAAAGGAGGTTGCGATCTGCATTAGGAGAAGCTGAGACCAAAAGGATTTTCTCAAGAGctgtttatctttttaatatcgGAGGCAACGACTTATTTTATGCCTTATTTCAAACCTCTTCACTTGTGAACCTCAATGCCAAACAGAAATTAGTTGATTTGATTATTGGTAATACAACATCCGTGGTCGAG GAAGTGTATAAAATGGGAGGGAGGAAGTTTGGATTCTTGAATGTGGGAGCCTACGATTGTGCACCAGGCGCATCGATATTAGACACAGCAAACATAGGATCTTGTAACAAACCAGTCACTGAGCTGATAGATTTGCACAACAAGAAGTTTCCAGATGGTTTAAGGCGGCTACAACGTGAACTATCCGGATTCAAATATGCCCTTCACGACTATCGCACTTCCTTATTAGATAGAATCAACAATCCTTCTAAATACG gGTTTAAGGAAGGGAACAAAGCATGTTGTGGAAGCGGACCATTGAGAGGAATGCCTACTTGTGGAATCAACCAAACGGGACTAAGTTACGAGCTATGCGAAGACGTTACCAATTATTTGTTTTTCGATTCAGCTCACTTGACAGAGAAGGCTCATCGACAATTCGCAGAGCTGATTTGGAGTGGTCCGCGTAATGTTACTGGGCCTTATAATCTCAAAGCTTTATTTGAACTTAATTAG